A single Acropora palmata chromosome 5, jaAcrPala1.3, whole genome shotgun sequence DNA region contains:
- the LOC141881841 gene encoding tricarboxylate transport protein, mitochondrial-like gives MSSLESCYRGALAATPDSTTFYRRKFFCASPGGGRKGKRHPGKAILAGGIAGGLEICCTFPTEYVKTQVQLDERASRPVYKGPIDCTIKTVKNHGFFGLYRGLSSLLYGSIPKASVRFATFEYLKNEMADDDGKLTQVQTLLCGLGAGVAEAVAIVCPMETVKVKFIHDQTQPNPKFKGFFSGVASIVKTEGLGGVYKGLTATVVKQGTNQMIRFFVYSNLKSYFQGGDPSKDIGSLRTFFIGGVAGAASVFGNTPVDVVKTRMQGLDAHKYKNTLDCVMRIIKYEGIKAFYKGTVPRLGRVVFDVAFVFTFYENVMKLLDYVWETN, from the exons ATGTCTTCCTTGGAGAGTTGTTACCGTGGGGCTTTAGCAGCAACACCTGATTCCACGACGTTCTATCGAAGGAAATTTTTTTGCGCTAGTCCTGGGGGTGGAAGGAAAGGAAAGCGACATCCAGGGAAAGCGATCTTGGCTG GTGGTATTGCTGGTGGGCTGGAAATCTGCTGTACATTTCCCACAGAGTATGTTAAGACACAGGTACAACTTGATGAACGGGCTTCAAGACCAGTTTACAAGGGTCCTATTGATTGCACCATTAAAACTGTGAAGAATCATGGCTTCTTTGGATTGTATAGGGGTCTTAGCTCTCTATTATATGGATCCATACCAAAGGCTTCAGTCAG aTTTGCAACATTTGAGTAtctcaaaaatgaaatggcTGATGACGATGGCAAACTGACCCAAGTTCAGACACTTTTATGTGGATTAGGGGCTGGTGTGGCAGAGGCTGTAGCTATAGTCTGTCCAATGGAAACTGTCAAAGTCAAGTTTATTCATGATCAAACACAACCCAATCCCAAGTTCAAAGGCTTCTTTAGTGGAGTTGCATCAATAGTGAAAACAGAAG GTTTGGGTGGAGTTTACAAGGGTTTAACAGCCACAGTGGTCAAACAaggaaccaatcaaatgatccGTTTCTTTGTGTACTCAAATCTAAAGAGTTACTTCCAAGGAGGAGATCCCAGTAAAGACATAGGTTCTTTACGTACATTTTTCATTGGAGGTGTAGCAGGTGCAGCTAGTGTCTTTGGGAATACTCCAGTTGATGTTGTTAAAACAAGAATGCAG GGTCTTGATGCGCATAAATATAAAAACACTCTGGACTGTGTCATGAGAATCATCAAATATGAAGGAATTAAAGC ATTTTACAAGGGAACTGTCCCCCGCCTTGGAAGAGTTGTGTTTGATGTAGCATTTGTATTCACATTTTATGAGAATGTCATGAAGCTTCTAGATTATGTGTGGGAAACAAATTAA
- the LOC141881843 gene encoding homologous-pairing protein 2 homolog, translating to MSKKSDEEATDAVLAYLVKQNRPYSSADIFSNLHKQFGKTAIQRSLEKLASKGTISEKINGKQRVYAPKQEQFGDYNEYEVKAIDEKIHLFQERLKKLQQILQTKESELRSVSSTLTTKDAKDKLTELTNKCNKYHERIMNIKSAKNHVTPEEKDKIYKEHKLYVQSWRKRKHMATEILNGILEGYPKPKKQLIEDIGIETDEEYGTVIPNL from the exons ATGAGTAAGAAGTCGGACGAAGAAG CAACCGATGCAGTGCTGGCTTACCTCGTCAAACAAAATAGACCTTACAGCTCCG CTGATATTTTCTCAAATCTGCATAAACAATTTGGCAAAACG GCTATCCAGAGGAGTCTGGAAAAGCTTGCTAGTAAAGGCACAATTTCGGAGAAGATAAATGGCAAACAGAGGGTTTATGCCCCCAAACAG GAACAGTTTGGAGACTACAATGAATACGAGGTAAAGGCAATAGATGAGAAAATCCACTTATTCCAGGAGAGGCTGAAGAAGTTacaacaaattttacaaacaaaggAGTCTg AGCTGCGCAGTGTCAGCAGTACACTTACAACAAAAGATGCCAAAGATAAATTGACAGAACTAACCAACAAG TGCAACAAATACCACGAAAGAATCATGAATATTAAGTCTG ccAAAAATCATGTTACTCCTGAAGAAAAGGATAAG ATATACAAAGAACACAAGCTTTATGTACAATCATGGAGGAAAAGAAAGCACATG GCAACTGAAATTTTGAATGGCATTTTAGAGGGCTATCCAAAGCCAAAGAAACAACTCATT GAGGACATTGGCATTGAGACAGATGAAGAATATGGTACAGTAATACCAAACCTTTGA
- the LOC141881844 gene encoding large ribosomal subunit protein eL43-like, with protein MAKRTKKVGIVGKYGTRYGSSLRKMVKKMEISQHATYTCVFCGKETLKRKCVGIWYCKGCGRTIAGGAWVVSTTAAVTVRSAVRRLREMKET; from the exons ATG gctAAAAGAACCAAGAAGGTTGGTATTGTTGGAAAGTATGGAACTCGCTATGGCTCTTCACTTCGcaaaatggtgaaaaaaatggaaatttcgCAGCATGCAACGTACACTTGTGTCTTTTGCGGGAAA GAAACCCTAAAGAGAAAGTGTGTTGGGATCTGGTATTGTAAAGGATGTGGAAGGACTATTGCTGGAGGTGCATGGGTTGTCAG CACCACTGCTGCTGTCACAGTAAGAAGTGCAGTGCGCCGTTTGAGGGAGATGAAAGAGACCTAA
- the LOC141881839 gene encoding uncharacterized protein LOC141881839: MFTMTFMTFILFPRKYNKMASEESHVGNSSQSESSNHRYYTEQVKKYLSPLEARWRYIQTVLLWEKPTHSLCYFIAMTTIFGALAGGKFRVVLLLVVMFASSLFLDDVRVKVWHLMQQGGLGAVDKDADSRNTSLSFLRLCERLAGLWSCFEAWYNKLNKLKSVNSCKYYGILFALLLLAVFAYQYLPLMVLSYLLACTMFFWPVVKHHGMHKRVKKTLAPFFMPFVIQWQHSRTKRQRDTELKVADREGDSDEEFSKNFAPNAVNHHDSLLGEDGSSLDSSSAGPPPEVKFLDGIISSAVAQGLNSIITRKEEENGSIYDTQSDIPHHKTLESRSPSVDSSAAFMGGLQFPSVSQTTDTFEFQEGEFMEGLEFPGIEQDSDSDPEPFHSINKSQLDKKPKEVATSHDKGKISKENAFNPELNITENVTYSLGNSDVSEDYEMLEQSDAEGMTVLDKSDILDSTAGLRSVTNYVGKWLGY; the protein is encoded by the exons ATGTTTACTATGACGTTCATGACGTTTATACTCTTCCCAAGAAAATACAACAAGATGGCTTCCGAAGAATCTCACGTTGGGAATTCAAGCCAATCGGAATCGTCTAACCATCGGTATTACACTGAACAAGTTAAAAAGTATCTCAGCCCCCTAGAGGCCAGATGGAGATACATTCAGACCGTTCTTTTATGGGAAAAACCAACCCATTCACTGTGCTATTTCATTGCGATGACAACCATCTTTGG CGCTCTAGCCGGTGGAAAATTCCGTGTGGTTTTACTTCTTGTCGTAATGTTCGCGTCATCGTTGTTTTTGGATGATGTTAGAGTGAAAGTGTGGCATTTGATGCAGCAAG GTGGACTCGGTGCTGTCGACAAAGATGCAGATAG CCGAAATACATCACTCTCATTCTTACGACTTTGTGAAAGATTGGCAGGATTGTGGAGTTGTTTTGAAGCTTGGTACAATAAACTTAACAAACTGAAGTCTGTCAACTCATGCAAG TACTATGGCATCTTATTTGCTTTGTTATTGCTAGCTGTCTTTGCTTATCAGTATTTACCTTTGATGGTACTCTCTTATCTCTTGG cttgtacTATGTTCTTCTGGCCTGTGGTAAAGCACCATGGAATGCACAAGAGAGTCAAGAAAACCCTTGCACCATTTTTCATGCCATTTGTTATTCAATGGCAGCATAGCAGGACCAAGCGACAGAGAGATACTGAGCTTAAAG TGGCAGATAGAGAAGGTGACAGTGATGAAGAGTTCTCCAAGAATTTTGCTCCAAATGCTGTCAATCATCACGACTCTTTACTTGGTGAAGACGGGAGTTCATTGGACTCATCATCTGCTGGCCCACCTCCAGAGGTTAAGTTTCTTGATGGAATCATTTCATCAGCAGTAGCACAAGGTCTGAACTCAATTAttacaagaaaagaagaggaaaatggGAGCATTTATGATACACAATCTG ATATACCACATCACAAAACATTGGAATCCAGGAGTCCAAGTGTTGACAGTTCTGCTGCCTTCATGGGTGGACTACAGTTTCCATCAGTGAGTCAGACGACTGatacttttgaatttcaagaAGGTGAATTCATGGAAGGATTAGAATTTCCAGGTATTGAGCAAGATTCTGACTCTGACCCTGAACCCTTTCATTCAATCAACAAGTCTCAACTGGACAAAAAACCAAAGGAAGTTGCTACAAGCCATGATAAAGGCAAGATATCAAAGGAAAATGCCTTTAATCCAGAATTGAACATAACAGAAAATGTAACCTATTCATTGGGAAACTCTGATGTTTCAGAAGATTATGAGATGCTTGAGCAGTCAGATGCAGAAGGCATGACCGTCCTTGATAAATCAGACATCCTTGATTCAACTGCTGGGCTGAGATCTGTAACTAATTATGTAGGGAAGTGGCTAGGGTATTAA